A portion of the Simkania negevensis Z genome contains these proteins:
- the sufD gene encoding Fe-S cluster assembly protein SufD — protein MITLSQKTAPNPLQKDAWVKWSGFPCRKAEAFRYVSLKKLQEQEFTEQPITFHYDAPPGIIVLPLEEANKTYGPLLNKRALLLAQKEKDPFFFLNQALGTQGLFIYVPPNVRIEAPLHITQKIHSAQSMHHPRIEIFIGKGAELTTTFAIEGDTSVFWNNMALYVTVEEGGIYKHYDQAMGHAEAWDFLSFQAELKRNANLKFFSFGRGAQVQRRDLAISLDGEHAEADLKGMSLLDEKREGHVHIRIDHVAPNTRSNQFFKHVLSDRSRSSFEGKIFVEQEAQQTEAYQLNNNLILSEKAAAFSKPNLEIFADDVKASHGATVSKPNLDELFYLRSRGLSKDAARDHLVRGFCRELLQDVNLLDLYDKFSGEIYAYLSR, from the coding sequence ATGATAACTCTCTCTCAGAAAACGGCCCCGAATCCTTTACAAAAAGACGCATGGGTGAAATGGAGCGGCTTCCCATGTCGAAAAGCAGAAGCTTTTCGCTATGTTTCGCTCAAGAAATTGCAAGAGCAAGAGTTTACCGAGCAACCAATCACATTTCATTATGATGCTCCCCCGGGGATCATCGTATTGCCTCTTGAAGAAGCCAACAAGACCTATGGACCTCTTTTGAATAAGCGAGCACTTCTTCTTGCTCAAAAAGAAAAAGATCCTTTCTTTTTTCTCAATCAAGCGCTCGGAACACAAGGCCTTTTTATTTATGTTCCCCCGAACGTGCGGATCGAAGCGCCTTTGCACATCACTCAAAAAATTCACTCTGCGCAAAGCATGCACCATCCTCGTATCGAAATCTTCATTGGAAAGGGAGCAGAACTGACAACGACCTTTGCTATCGAAGGCGATACTTCTGTTTTTTGGAACAACATGGCTCTTTACGTAACGGTTGAAGAAGGTGGGATTTACAAACATTATGATCAAGCCATGGGCCATGCTGAAGCATGGGACTTTTTGTCTTTTCAAGCAGAACTCAAACGAAATGCGAACTTAAAGTTTTTTTCGTTTGGACGTGGCGCGCAAGTGCAAAGACGAGACCTTGCGATTTCTCTAGATGGAGAGCATGCAGAAGCAGACTTAAAAGGGATGTCACTACTTGACGAAAAGCGAGAAGGGCATGTCCATATTCGCATCGATCACGTTGCACCTAATACTCGTTCGAACCAATTCTTTAAACACGTCTTGTCTGATCGCTCGCGCAGCAGCTTTGAAGGAAAAATCTTTGTAGAGCAAGAAGCCCAACAAACTGAAGCTTACCAACTCAACAATAACCTCATCCTTAGTGAAAAAGCCGCAGCATTTAGTAAACCCAACCTCGAAATTTTTGCAGATGATGTAAAAGCATCCCACGGAGCAACCGTTTCCAAGCCTAACTTGGATGAGCTTTTTTATCTCCGCTCTCGTGGTTTAAGTAAAGATGCGGCACGTGATCATCTCGTACGTGGTTTTTGTCGCGAACTGCTCCAAGATGTGAACTTGCTAGACCTCTATGACAAATTTTCTGGAGAGATTTATGCCTACTTATCACGGTAA
- the sufB gene encoding Fe-S cluster assembly protein SufB, which yields MSTEEMLAERADYKYGFRTEIESEAFPKGLDEDVVRAISKKKNEPQFLLDFRLKAFQKWQEMTPPNWGHLRIEPIDFQDIRYYSEPKKKQELSSLDEVDPEILRTFEKLGIPLDEQKRLANVAVDVVFDSVSLGTTFHETLAEAGVVLCSMTEAVQKYPELIEKYLGTVVPIGDNFYAALNSAVFSDGSFVHVPKGVRCPIELSTYFRINERETGQFERTLIIAEEGSYVSYLEGCTAPAYDSNQLHAAVVELITLDHAEIKYSTVQNWYAGDRRTGKGGIYNFVTKRGKCVGKRSKIAWTQVEAGAAITWKYPSCILQGDDSVGEFYSVALTNGKMQADTGTKMIHLGKNTRSTIVSKGISADESHNTYRGLVHIGPRAKKARNFTQCDSMLVQNRCSANTFPYIEVHNEDSEVEHEASTSKMSEEQLFYLKSRGLSQEDAVHMIVNGFCKEVIKELPLEFAVEAQKLLTLKLEGSVG from the coding sequence ATGTCAACTGAAGAGATGCTCGCCGAGCGCGCAGACTATAAATATGGTTTTAGAACCGAAATCGAATCTGAAGCCTTTCCTAAGGGATTAGATGAAGATGTTGTTCGTGCTATCTCAAAGAAGAAAAATGAACCTCAATTTCTGTTAGACTTTCGCTTGAAAGCTTTTCAAAAATGGCAAGAAATGACTCCTCCAAATTGGGGGCATCTCCGCATCGAGCCGATCGATTTTCAAGATATTCGCTACTACTCTGAGCCAAAGAAAAAGCAGGAACTAAGCAGTTTAGACGAAGTTGATCCTGAAATTTTGCGCACTTTTGAAAAATTAGGCATTCCACTTGACGAACAAAAGCGGCTTGCGAATGTAGCAGTTGATGTCGTGTTTGATTCTGTTTCACTTGGAACAACCTTCCATGAAACTCTCGCTGAAGCGGGAGTGGTTCTCTGTTCGATGACCGAAGCTGTTCAAAAGTACCCTGAGCTGATTGAAAAGTACCTTGGAACTGTTGTTCCTATCGGAGACAACTTTTATGCCGCGCTTAACTCTGCTGTATTTTCTGATGGCTCGTTTGTTCATGTCCCTAAGGGGGTGAGATGTCCCATTGAACTCTCAACCTATTTTCGCATCAATGAGCGTGAAACGGGGCAATTTGAACGGACCTTGATCATTGCAGAAGAAGGCTCGTACGTGAGCTATCTCGAAGGGTGCACAGCCCCAGCATATGATTCGAACCAACTCCATGCTGCCGTCGTAGAACTCATCACCCTAGATCATGCGGAAATCAAATATTCCACCGTACAAAATTGGTATGCTGGTGATCGACGCACAGGAAAAGGGGGGATTTACAATTTTGTGACCAAACGAGGCAAGTGTGTTGGGAAGCGCTCAAAGATTGCGTGGACACAAGTCGAAGCAGGTGCTGCTATCACTTGGAAATATCCGAGCTGTATCTTGCAAGGAGATGATTCTGTTGGAGAGTTTTATTCTGTTGCTCTCACGAATGGAAAGATGCAGGCCGATACAGGAACAAAAATGATTCATTTAGGGAAAAACACCCGCTCGACCATTGTGTCGAAAGGGATTTCTGCCGATGAGTCGCACAATACTTACAGAGGCCTTGTGCATATTGGCCCGCGTGCTAAAAAAGCGCGTAACTTCACTCAGTGCGATTCAATGCTGGTCCAAAACCGGTGCTCAGCCAATACTTTTCCCTATATAGAAGTGCACAATGAGGATTCTGAAGTGGAACATGAAGCCTCCACTTCAAAAATGAGCGAAGAACAGCTCTTTTACTTGAAATCTCGCGGTTTATCTCAAGAAGATGCCGTGCATATGATTGTCAACGGCTTTTGTAAAGAGGTCATCAAAGAACTGCCTCTAGAATTTGCCGTTGAAGCTCAAAAGCTCTTAACCCTAAAACTAGAAGGAAGCGTCGGTTAA
- the sufC gene encoding Fe-S cluster assembly ATPase SufC: protein MLQIDDLHVEIDEQPILKGLSLEIKPGEIHAIMGPNGAGKSTLAKVLAGHPSYTVTSGTMTFMGKDLSELEPEERAHLGIFMGFQYPIEIPGVSNLHFLHTALNSHRKAKDLPPLSEDEFKKLLEVKMKEMKIKSELGERDVNTGFSGGEKKRNEILQMAILEPHLAVLDETDSGLDIDAMRVVADGVNQQMDGKRSLLLITHYQRLLDYIKPHFVHVAIDGKIVKSGGIELAQMLEEKGYDWL, encoded by the coding sequence ATGTTACAAATTGATGATCTACATGTTGAAATTGACGAACAACCCATTCTTAAAGGACTTTCATTAGAAATTAAACCTGGAGAAATCCATGCGATCATGGGACCGAATGGAGCCGGCAAATCTACCCTTGCAAAAGTTTTAGCAGGACACCCAAGTTACACTGTGACTTCAGGAACCATGACATTTATGGGAAAAGATTTAAGTGAACTCGAGCCTGAAGAGCGTGCTCACTTAGGAATTTTCATGGGATTTCAATATCCAATTGAAATTCCCGGTGTTTCAAACTTGCATTTTCTTCATACGGCGCTCAACTCACATCGGAAAGCTAAAGACCTTCCACCCCTTTCTGAAGACGAGTTTAAGAAACTACTCGAAGTTAAAATGAAAGAAATGAAAATCAAGTCTGAGCTTGGAGAGCGTGATGTCAATACTGGTTTTTCAGGTGGAGAAAAAAAGCGAAACGAGATTTTACAGATGGCGATTTTAGAGCCTCATCTTGCTGTCCTTGATGAAACTGATTCGGGCTTAGATATCGATGCCATGCGTGTTGTTGCCGACGGCGTCAATCAGCAAATGGATGGTAAACGGAGTCTTTTGCTCATTACCCATTATCAACGTCTCCTCGATTACATTAAGCCCCACTTTGTCCACGTTGCCATAGATGGGAAAATCGTCAAATCAGGAGGAATAGAGCTTGCTCAAATGCTCGAAGAAAAGGGATATGACTGGCTATGA